The nucleotide sequence CTCGGTGTTACCGTTTGCAGTGACGCTTTCGGAATGTTTTGTCTTCTTggatttctggaagcacagaggatttcagcatTATATTAGGACAAtcaatgtatataggaggagggccGGCACAGaacccagcccctcccccatctcctcaccttGTCCAGCTTGGCTCTTACTCGTCTCTCCTCCATCTTCTTCCTCAGCTCCTCCACTTCCTCTTTGTCTCCGTTCAGTAGAATGATGTCGTCTTCCTTAAAGTTCCCTCCGCACTgaagggaagaaaaaaacaatGGTGGAAAATCAGTCTGAGCTGCAGGGCTGAGGATGGGTGAGTAATAACACAAGTACAAGGGGCGCAATCTGAGGGGGTGCAATATGAAGGGGCCGCAATCTGAGCAGGCGCAATATGAGGGGGCACTATCTGAAGGGGGCGCAATACGAGGGGGTCCGCAACCTCAGGGGGGCCGCAACCTGAGGAGGCGCAATACGAGGGGGGCCACAATACGAGGGGGGCCACAGTCTGAGGAGGCGCCACACGAGGGGGGCCACAATACAGGTGGGGGCCACAGTCTGAGGAGGCGCCACACGAGGGGGGCCACAATACAGGTGGGGGCCACAGTCTGAGGAGGCGCCACACGAGGGTGCCGTAACAAATGGGAATATGGGGATGAGGCCTTATAGAGTCACTCCGCACCCATCTAGCTGCTGTCCGGGCTGCACACACCGGATAACCTGGATATCAGCTGCCGGTCACTATACTGGGCTCCATATTGATTATATGTAGAGGAGTTGTAGgacacctgccccccccctccagctcttGCAGCACTAcacgtcccatcatgcctggacagctgacgCCACTGTAGTCTGGTGCGGATGATGTTACATTTGTGACGCTTCTTTATTTTGCATAAGTAAAATATTCTGTatgcaaacacttttttttaagccGGGTCCATTTACCAAAAAATGTGCAACCACAGAGCAGCTGGCGAGCggcggaggaggaggacgacCGAGTATAACGTCCAGGAGACACGGACAAGGTGAGATAAAGAAACTAAACCACTGCTGTATGATGACAGGTCCCCGTGACTATATGCCATAGGAAGTCTCATTACTGTAATCATAGCATTGGGTTCCTGAAGCAggcagctcaggatgagcagggaTGAGGGAAGAAGAGCTGATGGGGAGGATTAATACCCGGGTTATTAGGTGTCAGTGCTCCTTGTATAGGAGGATTGCAGGGAGGGCCGTGATGTGACGACGCTGCGGTGTGCACACAGCCCTCACAGCTTCTGTTCCTAATGAAACCCAAAAGGACGCTGGAGAGCCGTCCCCGGGGGCCGCCAGGAAATGCAAAGCTTGCTTGGAAACGCAATCTCTGCAGCTAATACCTGACAAAGCAACAAGACACAGAGGAGGCCGCACGGAAGCTTCTGGACGGGGGGCCGGGAAACCCCAGCAGGTAAGAGGCCAGGACCATGTCCGCTCATTACatcacaggaggtgacatcatcatcagctgtatatacagggggcatgtCACCAATATAAACTACAGGAAGTGAGGTGATCAGccgtatatacaggggtatatcaCCAATATAAACTACAGGAGGTGAGGTGAtcagctgtatatacaggggtatatcaCCAATATAAACTACAGGAGGTGAGGTGAtcagctgtatatacagggggcatattaCCGATTTAAACTACAGGGAGTGACATCTtcaggggtgtatatatatacacatatatacacacacacatacactcaccggccactttattaggtacacctgtccaactgcacgttaccacttaatttagaaatcagccaatcacatggcggcaactcagtgcatttaggcatgtagacatggtcaagacaatctcctgcagttcaaaccgagcatcagtatggggaagaaaggtgatttgaggcctttgaacgtggcacggttgttggtgccagaagggctggtctgagtatttcagaaactgctgatctactgggattttcacgcacaaccatctctagggtttacagagaatggtccgaaaaagaaaaaccatccagtgagcggcagatctgtgggcggaaatgccttgttgatgccagaggtcagaggagaatgggcagactggttcgagctgatagaaaggcaacagtgactcaaatagccaaccgttacaaccaaggtaggcagaagagcatctctgaacgcacagtacacagtatgggctacagcagcagaagaccacaccgggtgccactccgctcagctaagaacaggaaactgaggctacaatttgcacaagctcatcgaaattggacagtagaagattggaaaaacgttacctggtctgatgagtctcgatttctgctgtgacatgacaatgaggtcactgtactccaatggcctccacagtcaccagatctcaatccaatagagcatctttgtgatgtggtggaacgggagattgacatcatggatgtgcagccgacaaatctgcggcaactgtgtgatgtcatcatgtcactatggaccaaaatctctgaggaagcttccagcaccttgttgtatctatgccaccaagaattgaggcagttctgaaggcaaaagagggtccaacccgttactagcatggtgtacctaataaagtggccggtgagtgtatatatgggCATGTTACTAATATAAACCACAGGTAGTGACGCCATCAGCTGTATGTGTGTGGAGTTCATTGTTATAGGTTTGTGCTATGATTTATCACAGGTCAGTGGAGTTTTTCATAGTAAATCTCATGGCCACGCCCCTTTTACGCTGTGCTCCACCCACTTTCTCAAAAGTATCGCACACTGTGTAAAATCTGACCCATTTTTGCACGACTGATGACTATAAATTCCCCTGatcatagcagagttgaggccactgggtaaacatccacagtgcagggagggaaaagaaaaaagtgttccCATTGCAATTCCCTGAATTTCTGCATTGCTCACTGGCTACAATGTGTCTTACACTATTTTTGTATGAAGTAAAAGGAAGGTACAGAGCGAGCCAGCACTGATACATACGATACGTCATGATGCAAAGGCAGCTGCTTCAAATAACCATAAAGAAGGATGGGCGGCGCTGACTGAATCTTGTCGGATATGTTTAGTGCAGGTCATCAGGTGCTGCAATAAATCTAGTGCTGCGGATCCTTCTTTATGGTTACTGTTCTTGCTTAGTTAGTGTGTCCTCTGTTAGAGATGCACCGATGCTtttcctccctgcactgtggaggtTTACACTACATATCCTGCGTTATTAGTTGATTATATTACATACTTAaggttttttcatgtttttttttgtgattctTTGTGTTTCCATGTAGCCTCACAGAGGGAAACCCCCAGGATgctgatgaggggaggggggcagagcgGACAATGAGCCTCCTTGGATGCACCAAGTCGGGGTTCATGATATGCGTTGCTCTTGCCCTCTTCCTTTTGGCCATCAACAACATTAACCAACTCGACAACCAGGAGACCATTGAGGAGGAGATCAAGGAATGCGGCTTCTATCCTGGAGAACTTTGTAAAGCCTTATACGAGGGGAAGCCCGCCGCCCTAGTGGTGGGAAATATATGTCAAGAAGCCTTGCCCCCATCCAAAGAAGAAGGAGGTGTCATCCTGCGGGCTAACTGCTCCACCCTCATAACCAACCTGCACTTCATCACCAAGCCGCTGTCCCCGGAGGAGGCGGACTACCCACTGGCGTACATCCTGACCATCCACAAGCAGCTGGACATGTTCATCAAGTTGCTTGCCGCCATTTACACCCCGCAGAACATCTACTGCATCCACGTGGACCGCAAGTCTCCCAAGACGTACGGTCAGGCGGTGCAGAGGATCGCCGACTGCTTCCGCAACGTGTTCATAGCCTCCAGGCAGGAGACGGTGGTCTATGCTGGGTTTTCCCGGTTACGCGCCGACATCAACTGCATGGAGGACCTGGTCCGAAGCGACGTGCCGTGGAGACACGTCATCAACTTGTGCGGCCAAGACTTCCCCATGAAGACCAACCGGGAGATCGTACGGTACCTGAAGAGCAAGTGGAGGGGGAGGAACCTGACGCCGGGTGTGATCCAGCCGCCGCACATGAGATACCGCACACAGGTCGCCTATAAGGAGTTTGTCCACATGGGGACGTCCTACGTCTATCCCACCCaagaggagaagtccggccccCCGCATAACATCACCCTGTACTTCGGCACCGCCTACTACGCCCTCACAAGGGAGTTTGTAGAATTCGTGTTGACGGACCAAAAAGCCAAGGATCTTCTGGAGTGGTCGAAGGACACGTACAGTCCGGACGAGCACTACTGGGTGACCCTAAACCGGATGAAAGGTGAGCCTTAAAGGGTCTGCACGCCCATAGGTACTGGGGTCAATAGGTGTCTAGACTGAACACATGAGGATAGAATGTAACCAGTCAGCAGCCCACTAGTATATGCTTCCAAATcacctgctgtcagaaagttctatagatttgtaatttacttttaatataaaaatctctattcttccagtacttatcagctgctgtatgtcctgcaggaagtggtgtattctctccggtctgacacagtgctctctgctgccacctctgtccatgtcaggaactgtccagagcaggagaggttttctatggggatttgctgctgctctggacagttttctgacatcagttgaattAAAAGGATTTTTTTGGGCAATCGATCCCCTTTAATTTATGCACTGTATTGTTTTACAGACGTTCCAGGATCAACACCAGACGCCGGCTGGGATGGGAACATCAGAGCTGTGAAATGGAGGGACCAGGAGGGCGTCTCACACTCTGGCTGCAGCGGTAACCCCTTCAATCTACctctggagggtggggggatgcTTCTTATAGgccagtgtgctcagtgctgctgcaaaaccccaactcccagcatgcttcacCCCAACTAGCGAAATTCTTACTGCAGGATAttgggacatgctgggagttgtagttacatgACAGTGTAGGGAAATTCTTACTGCAGGCTGtcgatgcatgctgggagttgtagttttatgaTAAGTTGCGGAATGCTTACCGCAGCCTtttggtgcatgctgggagttgtagttttgcagcatctggaaaatcaccaggtacatcctctttaactgacacattctatgcaccggaatcggacggtgctcaagcactggaggcggggcacaccgcccccagtgggagggaattccctcccctctatgctgtggctccattgattctaacggaaccgcgtcatacaggggagggaattccacttgactcttttacatcagtcgagccctgtgtaacctatggagaggggagggggaggagggagattagttggcagtatagagcagaaaacaaaggattacacagtgggagctgtgtgaaagccggtattcagaggtcaatgATCATAAGACTAAGGTATCACTGGCACCCCCATAGTGAAAGGTCACGCTCATATTGGTGGACAGGGGACCCCCATACTTGTACTGATGGACCCCGACCTATCAGATACTTACCAGCCATCCTATACACAGGGGGCTACATTATAATTGTGGGATAACCCCGCTTCTATTCTACAGGGCATTATGTGCGGGAGATCTGCGTGTACGGCCTCGGAGATCTGCGCTGGTTAATCGATTCTACACATTTATTTGCAAACAAGTTTGACCCGAGAAGCTACGGTCTGCTGACGGACTGCCTGGAGAGACACCACAGGCTGCGGGTGCTGCAGGGGGCAGAGGTCCCGCTGGAGCACAGCTGGTATTTCCATGACGAGTATTCCATAAAGACATCAAAGTGATGGAGAGCAGAGCGCCCCCAGGAGGTGAAATGCAATACATCATTGGATCATATGCAAATATAATGGACTGCTGCCGCTGCGGTGCCGCCATTTGCATGGGAGACTGTGAAGGGCGTCACCGTACAGGATCTGGGGATAGACGGATCCTCAAAACTGCCCAAAATAACTCAGGAAAAATGCAAAGTCTGTACTGAGCCGATGAGAGTGGACGATGATCACGGACCAGGGAGCGTCACATGGTGCAATCTATACAAAGCACCAAAGCCTCAGCTATAGCACAGAATAAACCTTATTATTTATATGGGGAGAGATATTACTGACCCGAACCCAGTGAGTCCAAGACCACCACCGAGGTGGGGCGGGGCCAACCATGTGACagcgggtcatgtgatctctgcaatagggcatgtactagggctgggcgatattggcctaaatcaatatcctGGTTAATCGTACGTGTAGCCacggtaacgataactgaacgataatcatGAAACGCCCCTTTTGCAAGCCACGCCCCTTTTAGCAATAGAGgaactacaggacgtgtatacacaggtatacagccactacaggacgtgtatatacacaggtatacagccactacaggacgtgtatatacacaggtatacagccactacaggacgtgtatatacacaggtatacagccactacagaacatgtatacacagggggcacatagggataggagtGTATGACTTTTAAGAGAGCACAGACTATGAGCTATGACAACTGCatactgggacctgtagtcccctctCTAACAATACAGGACGCTGACCGTGCTGGGGGCGCTCTGTAAAGCCATGCCGGGCGGGAAAGGGAGGGGGCGCACTGACggggcacatacacatacagcacaccaACCTGTGCAGCGTTGAAATactgcagataccgtcctggaGAAGTTGAGGTCAGTTTATCGAGGCCAGTGACTGTATTGGTATtgtcacggtataccgcccagccctaggatCTACACCACAGTATACAGAATGTAACTAAGTACAGTACttagatcagtaatgtgatgtatgtacacagtgaccccaccagcagaatagtgagttcagctctggagtataatacaggatgtaactcaggaccagtaatgtgatgtatgtacacagtgaccccaccagcagcagaacagtgagttcagctctggaatCAGCTTCAGTATAAAGATTAATGAGACATCTTGCGGATCGGGCAGCATTACATGGTCATGCAATAATATAACAGAATCTTGGACCAGTGACAGCTCAGAGCAGGAGGCAGCGGCTGCCAGGGACGGATCCCTCAGGAGCAGCCGCTAATGATCTTACAGAACATAAATAAAGGATCAGTAACGAGAAACCTTAGTGACGGCCCCTGGGGAAATCCAACCATTTACACTGCGACTAAACCACTTTGTACTACCATAATGATCTCACCTAGGTACAAAGTGACAGGGACAATAGAGGAAGGGGCAGAGCTCAGGATAAAGACCAGCATCACCCGCCTGGTGACATACACTGTctactcctgaaatactctgtgctgctaaaGGGGCACAGCACTTGGTACACTGTGTTACAATATGCATTCCTGACAGCAGGGGGCAGACGTTATACTGAGGCAGTCTATATGCATAGAGTACTGCAAAACACCTACCTTATGACAGATGTCTGTCTTGATCTCCTTTAGCGCTCTCTCAGAGAACACACAGCCGCACTGTCTCAGCACACAGAACCTGCAAGGGAGACAACCTACATGAAATGCTAATGTTTAACCCTTGCAGAACTTTTAGAACCAACCCACCCTGCTTATACTACAGGCGGTCATACACCATTGATAGTTGACTGCCAACTCATACACCTCCGAAAGCTGACGCTGACCCCTAACCTATACACCTCCCATAGCTAACCCCTAACCCATACACCTCCGACAGCTGACCCCTAACCCATACACCTCCCATAGCTGATCCTTAACCAACACATCTCTAATCGCTCACCCTAACCCATACACCTCCCATAGCTGACCCCTAACCCATACACCTCCGACAGCTGACCCAAACCCATACACCTCCGACAGCTGACCCAAACCCATACACCTCAGATAGCTGACCCTAACCCATACACCTCAGATAGCTGACCTTAACCCGTACACCTCCGACAGCTGACCCCTAACCCATACACCTCTGATAGCTGATCCCCAACCCATACACCTCCCATAGCTGACCCCTAACCCATACACCTCTGATAGCTGACCCCAACCCATACACCTGCCATAGCTAATCCTTAACCCATACACCTCCAATCACTCACCGTAACGCATACACCTGCCATAGCTGACCCCTAACCCATACAACTCAGATAGCTGATCCCCAACCCATACTCCTCTCATAGCTGACCCCTAACCCATACACCTCTGATAGCTGACCCCAACCCATATACCTCCAATAGCTGACCCCTAACCCATACATCTCCCATAGCTGACCCCTAACCCATACACCACTGATAGTTACCTCACAGCTAATCCGACCAACCTGGCAGTGTATGCATGTGTGCTCCATGGGGACAGCTGCTATCAGGACCCCTCTGCTCCCTTCTCAGACCCCTCTGCTGCCCTCTCAGAACCCTTTGTCAAGGTTTTACCTCCCTACCACcttgcaaaacagcaccacccctgtcctccatCTTTGTATggaattacaattcagctccaatcacttcaatgaaactgagctacaaaaccctgcatccaacctgaggacaggtgaggtgctgccatgtttttcttagcctgTATAACCCCATGAAAAGGGGTAAGGAACTGGAACACAAGGTGTAGaacattgcagaatgttccataTATCTCTATTTGTTTGCTGTGTACATACCGGTGTTTGCCATTCATTTCCAGACCCACAACAGGACAGATGAACTGCGCTCGCTGCTCGTCGTATGTGTCGCCTTTCGTGTTCCCTTTGTCACCTGTCCATGCCGGGTTGTCACTGAGGTTCAGCTCAATCACGTTCTGCCAGGAGACAATGTATTATGAATGTTAGTCATGACCCACAATGTATAGTCACATCCACAGCTGCAATCACACTTCTGCTTAGTTCCTGTGGGCTCTCAACCTGCAGGATCTCACAGCTCACCGCTTCCCCTGCTGGGTTACTGTCTGTACTGCATTGCAGGAGGTGCGATACCGTAGCCTCCACATTTTTTAGCCCTTCTGGTACACGGTCGATCATTATCCAACCTATACTGTGGCACTGCTctgataaagttatattacttttaaAGTAAttgtatgttttattattttcctcCGCTTAGTgggagcagtaaggggtgacacagcctcctctgcAGCCACCTATGTTTGTACTGGCTCCCAATACCCTGCTCTGCTCTAGTACAATGTGCCGGCGAGGTGTTCCTAAGAGCCTGAGGTGCTGTACcatctcctcactcccccttccatccctgcTTGATTGTCAGTCCTGCTTTCTAACCTTACACCTATACACAATACGTATGCAAAGTGCCACAACAAGACTCTGAAAGGGCTCAGTGCCAGAAGCTGGCTGTCCATACAGAAgggacagggatgggagggggagcaaggaggcaatCCACTCTTCAGATCAGAAACTTGGAAATGTCTCTGACACTGAGGAGAGCATCTTTCTATGTTCCTGAAGCACAGGCTCATATATGAAGGGTACCATGAGTCTCCtgacctaacagtgtcagtagttttgCACAGCTGACAGAATCACTTTCAGATGTATACAGTGTAAAGCGGACCAAACATATCTGCAAGTAGATTGGACTATAGAAGCCTATGGACATGCTATGGTAGATACCAGAATACttgtacatggtatatactgaaaTACTGGTACATGGTGTACACTGGAGTACTAGTACATAATATATACTGAAATACTGTTACAATGTAAATGGTGCCTAATGGCAAACTGCATAAGGTCCCTTAGctacccgtgtgtgtgtgtgtgtgtgtgtgtgtgtgtgtgtgtgtgtcagtcataaCAGCAATGACAGGAACCAGCAAAGCTGTAAGTGTCGCTCTGGATGTGAATAGAAGCAAAGACAGAGGGATTTTGTGCTCATGTCCCCTCATGTCTCAGATGTCTGtgctccagacttctccttcctTTCTAGAGCTGAAGGTGGCCATCATGGAGTCACCTGGCCACTCAGAGTCTCAGTGACATAGTACTCCcacatacatacaatatatatatatatatatatatatatatatatatatatatatatatatatatacacacacacacattcatacacacacctaTAAGGCAAGATCAGGAAAGTCCGTGGCACACTCCATGTGGCACAGCAATCCATGTGGCACACCATGTGACAGTTTTTGCTACAATAAATCACCGTTGAATCCCGATTCAAGAGTGTGCCATGGACTTTCCTGATCTTGAATATATTGAGCTGTGGTCGACGCTCATCCGCTGGCACCTGCTTACCTGAGTTCCAGTGCTCCTTCACTATCCTGTTATATACCTataaggcagggatgggaaacctccagctgttgcaaaactacaattcccatcacgccagGCCCGTCAGCCAAgcttcactttggctgtccaggcatggtgggattgtatatatttttttttaacagctggagggcagcaggtcCCCCCATCCATGCTATAAGGTGTGAAGCATGACCTGGTATCAGAGATGGACAGGATGTAGGCAATGTCTCCTACTATAATAAAGCTTATATAACTAAAGCCTAgtacaaattataaaaaaaaaaaattaccaccaTGCCAAGGacttagctgcccaggcatgatgggatttgtagttctgcaggTTCCCCCTTAAAAGCTGCAAaaaagggatggggaacttttggccctccagttgttgccaaactacaattcctatcatgcttggttggccaaagctttggctgtccaagcatgatgggaatggtagtgttgcaacagctgggggtggGGTGAAGGTTCCCTATAACTGCTGTAATACAATAACCAGGAACTTTACCTTGATGCTCTTGATATGGCCAGCGGAGTCCGCGTGGGGTTTGTCTGGAGATTTGTCCAGTAAGAATTCAATGACGGCATCTTTATTGTACAATCTGAGAGAAGACAAAAGTGGTGGGACATTAGAATACAAAGGGGCATATATCATCACAACCGCTGCGGAGAGGCAGCACTATTCTACAAGATGAAGACCTGTAGGCCACAATCAATGTGGCTTACACTGCACTGTACTCCAAGCTgtggcacaactacaactcccagcatgcaatgaAAGCCAGCATGTGATTcccaacctgttgcaaaactacagctcccagcatgcccttgtgTCTGAAGGCTAggaaggcatgctgggagctgtagttttgcaatcttTTACCTCTTGTTGACCTGTCTTTTTAGGGTTAGAAATAAAGATATGTCTATCCTTTTATCCTTTGCCCCATGACTTCTATGACAAGAACAGTATCCAACAGGGCGATGTACAAAAGGAACCTGCGTCGTTTTTTGTGTCCTGTtgcaaacccccctcccccccccaaaaaaagtaaaTGGGAATAGGAATGTCCCCACTTGTAGCAAGAAACATTTAACACCGTAAAGGGTTTAGAAAAACACAGCGCCCCATCTGTCCCCAGTTTGTGTACTGTATTGCTATGCCGCTCCTTTAACTTTAATGGGGAACTAAACTGCTgttatgtccctactgcacaagagacgctgaggaggaagctatgtctcttaccttcatcctctgtgctgttatggtgcagttagtctttttctCCACGGTCTGATGAGACCataaggagcactgcccgcccccatagtgccgatccggCCCGCGCCGACTGACCCACTCCAATCATTATCGGCACTATGGGCAGGTTACATTCGTCAAATCTGCTAACAGTTCATCTTAAATGACACTGAGCTGTAAACCTCACACCGAAACTGAGGACAGAAGAAacgctgtatctggaagaaagaaagctgccatgtttttctaatcccctTTATAATAACTTATCTCCTATCGACAGGAGGTGACACACCGGGGAGACCCCATGATCTCTGCTATCTGTATGCTCTATGGCAGCGGAGTGTGGTACCTGCAGCAGCTCCATACACCATGAAGAAAGCTGTGGTGCTGCTTGACACTTCATTCATAAAGATTTGGGGCCCTGTTCTGGAGATGGTGGCCGGTCCCAGTGGTTGGGCACCCTTCCCACTTCCACCCTTCCAGCAGATAGGAGATCAAGGGGTATTCCAACCTAAAACTCACATGTCCCCTAACCACAGGTAAGAGATTTGGggaggtccgacctctgtaccctgcGGTGATCTGCATATCAGCCCACTGCTCCTTTGTTTTAATTACAGCCCCGGGTATGgcatgtgacctgcggctctattcattttgTATGAAGGCGCCAAAAAGAGCGGAGTGCTGCACCTGCCTCTTTCCGGCAGCTCAGCAGAGAATGAACAGAGCCGTGGATCATGTTtgcccccctgcaatctcttacctgtcccctatcctgtggacaagtGAGTTTTAggttggaatacctctttaatataaGCTAAGCAATAAAGTATGGTCGGACCTTCCCAGCTCACAGGCTACGATCGGCCTCTTCAGCTTCTCCTGGCTCAGGGTGCAATAATACCAGCGCGCCACCAGCTCAGCATTCTTATCAATCTGCAAGACACAAGAAGGGACATTAAAGGGATTCT is from Dendropsophus ebraccatus isolate aDenEbr1 chromosome 14, aDenEbr1.pat, whole genome shotgun sequence and encodes:
- the RTF2 gene encoding replication termination factor 2 isoform X1, which translates into the protein MGCDGGTIPKRHELVKGPKKVEKIDKNAELVARWYYCTLSQEKLKRPIVACELGRLYNKDAVIEFLLDKSPDKPHADSAGHIKSIKNVIELNLSDNPAWTGDKGNTKGDTYDEQRAQFICPVVGLEMNGKHRFCVLRQCGCVFSERALKEIKTDICHKCGGNFKEDDIILLNGDKEEVEELRKKMEERRVRAKLDKKSKKTKHSESVTANGNTEEGAAGPSGITNGSKSNTREKISFIPSSKSSAEQTSEKAVPSSSATKRPLPSTDKKSEAYKSIFTSHSSAKRTKDQSSNWVTHTAYYF
- the RTF2 gene encoding replication termination factor 2 isoform X2, which translates into the protein MGCDGGTIPKRHELVKGPKKVEKIDKNAELVARWYYCTLSQEKLKRPIVACELGRLYNKDAVIEFLLDKSPDKPHADSAGHIKSIKNVIELNLSDNPAWTGDKGNTKGDTYDEQRAQFICPVVGLEMNGKHRFCVLRQCGCVFSERALKEIKTDICHKCGGNFKEDDIILLNGDKEEVEELRKKMEERRVRAKLDKKSKKTKHSESVTANGNTEEGAAGPSGITNGSKSNTREKISFIPSSKSSEQTSEKAVPSSSATKRPLPSTDKKSEAYKSIFTSHSSAKRTKDQSSNWVTHTAYYF
- the LOC138772353 gene encoding beta-1,3-galactosyl-O-glycosyl-glycoprotein beta-1,6-N-acetylglucosaminyltransferase 7-like, whose translation is MSLLGCTKSGFMICVALALFLLAINNINQLDNQETIEEEIKECGFYPGELCKALYEGKPAALVVGNICQEALPPSKEEGGVILRANCSTLITNLHFITKPLSPEEADYPLAYILTIHKQLDMFIKLLAAIYTPQNIYCIHVDRKSPKTYGQAVQRIADCFRNVFIASRQETVVYAGFSRLRADINCMEDLVRSDVPWRHVINLCGQDFPMKTNREIVRYLKSKWRGRNLTPGVIQPPHMRYRTQVAYKEFVHMGTSYVYPTQEEKSGPPHNITLYFGTAYYALTREFVEFVLTDQKAKDLLEWSKDTYSPDEHYWVTLNRMKDVPGSTPDAGWDGNIRAVKWRDQEGVSHSGCSGHYVREICVYGLGDLRWLIDSTHLFANKFDPRSYGLLTDCLERHHRLRVLQGAEVPLEHSWYFHDEYSIKTSK